In a single window of the Halobacteriovorax sp. DA5 genome:
- a CDS encoding S8 family serine peptidase — protein sequence MIIRNIMLLFIMLYALSSQKAFAVDLSGRQWNIKNTGQSYIRKISELGFENIEGIKGVDVNYFTEKQLASFGSKKIIVAVIDTGVDVDHPELKDNIWNYPGCIGKSEEEKKALPCRGYNVLDGNGNVSDDIGHGTFVAGLLAAKKDGLGVDGLLPENIEIMPIKAITNFRGFTHEGSVVSSYIAKAIAFAVNNGAQVLNLSLGIPKVIETPQIVSAIEYALKKNVIIVASAGNNNKRRNIFPCNYNGVVCVGGYDIQGQKVSSSNYGQTVDIFAPGEKLVGTIPSSMESTVLRVGNYDIKTGTSFSIAHVTALAAAAKLKEVKTNSYEFLARLNATSRTLEASELNSPDYQRFHNSFNEISNTLLSPLFLTKNIDSISVSFDKNKRPFAKMSFDIHSNQILENVDICLSSIVFDPTRSCKKNNLNKGLNRIELSSYLSGLDIESWQNLHLELIHDGVSLSSKSFEAQFFIPLPIVESKKISKIAAGALLRIAPNIKSSQLQKVIEFNASKSEQDYFVLNSRSLKSIFYLSEENKSFEPFQINFSQDIKVISVMKVDMNVDGKLDILVYGTSANNREYILESFDSRGRPLFGKYSSWSLNATQFGGLDFNRGRPYFNFIKAQTKELGTVLVPLVSKVFELPQIDNNADPIDFMNNIQKKRPYYLLPSLEEEKLKLQIRTLESYKFDSKLRKMLDLPFFKKLQFVSYLEQDKSSQNSGRVRLVYAVGEVTFNEYYEIVFDDIDSFTIDKKGRSLQIHQSNIATIRSTANGDFIDEYLITRQQELNKLSFKLSDGGRTLRFQSDWNDPLASILAVYKEDEAYSVYIEGRYHIHLVVTDGKKIIRTSKTAINRESSFPGGNFSQLFQMGQISPSQGAIYTDMQRLFGDNIRLITSEDQSLSKMLKYNYAVPSQCALIGHTQVEKYMQIRLHCLGPDNLSSVLISNGAIN from the coding sequence ATGATAATAAGAAATATAATGCTCCTTTTTATCATGTTATATGCTCTATCTAGTCAGAAGGCTTTTGCAGTAGATCTTTCTGGGAGACAGTGGAATATCAAAAATACTGGTCAGTCTTATATTAGGAAAATCTCTGAGCTTGGATTTGAAAATATAGAGGGTATAAAAGGTGTTGATGTAAATTACTTTACAGAGAAGCAATTAGCTTCATTTGGTTCTAAGAAAATTATCGTAGCGGTTATAGATACTGGTGTAGACGTTGATCATCCTGAGCTAAAAGACAATATTTGGAATTATCCAGGCTGTATCGGTAAGAGTGAGGAAGAGAAAAAGGCACTACCATGTCGTGGCTATAATGTTCTTGATGGAAATGGAAATGTTTCAGATGATATTGGACACGGTACTTTTGTGGCCGGGCTATTGGCCGCTAAAAAAGATGGGCTCGGCGTTGACGGACTCCTTCCTGAAAATATTGAAATTATGCCAATTAAAGCGATTACTAATTTTAGAGGCTTTACGCATGAGGGAAGTGTTGTTTCTAGCTATATTGCAAAGGCCATTGCTTTTGCCGTTAATAATGGTGCACAAGTTCTCAATCTATCACTTGGTATTCCTAAAGTCATTGAAACTCCACAGATCGTAAGTGCCATTGAATATGCACTTAAGAAAAACGTTATTATTGTAGCTTCAGCAGGAAATAATAATAAGAGAAGAAATATATTTCCATGTAATTATAATGGTGTAGTTTGTGTTGGAGGTTATGATATTCAGGGACAAAAAGTATCCTCGTCAAATTATGGACAAACTGTAGATATATTTGCCCCTGGAGAGAAGCTCGTTGGGACGATTCCATCTAGTATGGAGTCGACTGTACTACGTGTCGGAAATTATGATATTAAAACTGGTACATCATTTTCTATTGCTCATGTCACGGCCCTGGCTGCAGCAGCAAAGCTTAAAGAAGTTAAGACTAATAGTTATGAGTTTCTTGCAAGGCTTAATGCAACTTCAAGAACTCTAGAGGCATCAGAATTAAATTCTCCTGATTATCAACGTTTTCATAATTCATTTAATGAGATTTCTAATACTCTTCTTTCTCCTTTATTTCTAACAAAGAATATCGATAGTATTTCAGTTTCATTTGATAAGAATAAAAGGCCGTTCGCTAAAATGAGTTTTGATATTCATTCAAATCAGATTTTAGAAAATGTGGATATTTGTTTGTCCTCAATTGTTTTTGATCCCACAAGAAGTTGTAAAAAGAATAACTTAAATAAGGGCCTTAATCGAATTGAGTTAAGTTCTTATTTAAGTGGCCTAGATATTGAGAGCTGGCAAAATCTTCATTTGGAGCTCATTCATGATGGAGTATCTCTTTCTTCAAAATCTTTTGAAGCTCAATTCTTCATTCCACTACCTATTGTTGAAAGTAAGAAGATTTCTAAAATTGCAGCAGGTGCTCTTTTAAGAATCGCTCCAAATATTAAGAGTTCCCAACTTCAAAAAGTTATCGAGTTCAATGCTAGCAAGAGTGAACAGGATTATTTTGTTTTAAATAGTCGCTCATTAAAAAGCATATTCTACCTATCTGAAGAGAATAAATCATTTGAGCCTTTTCAAATCAATTTCTCGCAAGACATAAAAGTTATTAGTGTCATGAAAGTCGATATGAATGTTGATGGTAAATTAGATATTCTAGTTTATGGAACTTCTGCTAATAATAGAGAGTATATTCTTGAGTCATTTGACTCAAGAGGTAGGCCGTTATTTGGCAAATATTCAAGCTGGAGCTTAAATGCGACTCAATTTGGTGGTCTTGATTTTAATCGTGGTAGGCCATATTTCAATTTTATCAAGGCCCAAACTAAAGAGTTGGGAACAGTCTTGGTTCCGCTTGTTAGTAAGGTATTTGAATTACCGCAAATTGATAATAATGCAGATCCAATTGATTTTATGAATAATATCCAAAAGAAAAGGCCATATTACCTTCTACCTTCTCTTGAAGAGGAAAAATTGAAGTTGCAGATTCGAACTCTAGAATCATATAAATTTGATTCTAAATTAAGAAAGATGCTTGATCTTCCATTCTTCAAAAAACTACAATTCGTATCTTATCTTGAACAAGATAAATCCTCTCAAAATAGTGGGCGAGTTAGGCTTGTTTACGCCGTTGGAGAAGTTACATTTAATGAATATTATGAAATCGTATTTGATGATATCGACTCTTTTACAATTGATAAAAAGGGAAGATCTCTCCAGATTCATCAATCTAATATTGCTACAATAAGATCGACGGCAAATGGTGATTTTATTGATGAGTATCTTATTACACGCCAGCAGGAGTTGAATAAACTCTCATTTAAGCTCTCTGATGGAGGAAGAACTCTTCGTTTCCAAAGTGACTGGAATGATCCTTTAGCTTCAATTCTGGCCGTCTATAAAGAAGATGAAGCCTACTCTGTTTACATTGAAGGTCGTTATCATATTCATTTAGTTGTTACTGATGGTAAAAAAATTATTAGAACTTCGAAAACGGCCATTAACCGTGAATCAAGTTTTCCGGGTGGGAATTTTTCTCAGCTCTTTCAAATGGGCCAAATCAGTCCGTCTCAAGGTGCTATCTATACTGATATGCAAAGACTTTTCGGTGATAATATTCGTTTGATTACAAGTGAAGATCAGAGTTTAAGTAAGATGCTAAAATATAATTATGCAGTACCTTCTCAATGTGCACTGATAGGGCATACACAAGTTGAAAAATATATGCAAATAAGGCTTCATTGCCTTGGCCCTGATAATTTGTCATCTGTACTCATTTCAAATGGTGCAATTAATTAG
- a CDS encoding TIGR02147 family protein — MEIRGIDLFSYIDYRQYLEDIYLSRKAVDKKYTFGRWAKELGISSVSGLTMIIKGQRHPGPQITAMLIKNLELNKKEAEFFQTLVDAKKNSKGDEETFKAIVEKRTSDVTRSDRQVEFKWEMALLREMLKWSDFNTIKDLNSKKLIYKGHEDYAQIIKQMKSAKIINIENSKIYLNKDYTPQYKLDMSQFLPLHKEICELSSDSYYLPKEQRVLEHFLINVKKSELSNAKKKIMQFIDEFTEEFDCENGNSEEHQIFTLSTLFFPFTN; from the coding sequence ATGGAAATTAGGGGTATAGACCTATTTAGCTATATTGATTATCGTCAATACTTAGAAGATATCTATCTAAGTCGTAAAGCAGTCGATAAAAAGTATACATTTGGCCGTTGGGCCAAGGAGCTTGGAATATCAAGTGTCTCAGGCCTAACCATGATTATAAAAGGCCAAAGGCATCCAGGGCCACAAATAACGGCCATGCTCATTAAGAATCTTGAACTCAATAAGAAAGAGGCCGAATTCTTTCAAACCTTAGTTGATGCTAAAAAGAATTCTAAAGGAGATGAAGAAACCTTTAAGGCCATAGTAGAAAAACGTACTTCTGATGTAACAAGATCTGATCGACAGGTTGAATTTAAATGGGAAATGGCCCTTTTAAGAGAAATGCTTAAATGGAGTGATTTTAATACGATTAAAGATCTTAATTCTAAAAAATTAATCTATAAAGGTCATGAAGATTACGCACAAATCATCAAACAAATGAAGAGTGCAAAAATCATCAATATAGAAAATTCTAAAATTTATCTGAACAAAGATTATACCCCACAATACAAACTTGATATGTCACAGTTCTTACCTCTTCATAAAGAGATTTGTGAACTATCAAGTGACAGCTATTACCTTCCAAAGGAACAAAGGGTCTTAGAACACTTTCTAATCAATGTGAAAAAGTCTGAGCTTTCAAATGCTAAGAAAAAGATCATGCAGTTTATCGATGAATTTACAGAAGAGTTTGACTGCGAAAATGGCAACAGTGAAGAGCATCAAATCTTTACATTATCGACACTCTTCTTTCCTTTCACTAATTAA
- a CDS encoding inosine/guanosine kinase — translation MRFPGKRRSKHYFPVSAKGRLSFETDFNRKENVYIVGIDQLLVDIEVDASFELLEEFKLKAGESYVLSDKDVEDLYQRSYEEGRILGQYAGGAVGNTLHNYSVLSDDQSFALGTICETIKVGDYAFKYICSTSSKVDFSYLQPCAGKMARAMCLITPDKERTFAIGKGIMNQLTEEFIPDDLIKNSSALLVTAFLLRDRNAPLFKATLKAVNIAKENNVPVVFALGTSSLIESDTHFFKEFIRENVNVLAMNRDEAQALLDIDDPLLIGESILDYTDLALITDGERGLYIASWACQTRARETKDKLHSKSIENYNQFEYSRSQLKVDCQEPMKIYSHINPFMGGPENIENTNGAGDAALSAILHDIAANVYHQKLLPHSIKHDGKYLTYSSIHQLCKYANRTSYEVLKQKSPRLSHNLPVKEQSLEESYWDM, via the coding sequence ATGAGATTTCCAGGTAAGAGAAGATCAAAGCATTATTTCCCAGTAAGTGCTAAAGGTCGACTTTCTTTTGAAACAGATTTTAACCGCAAAGAAAATGTTTATATTGTTGGTATCGATCAACTGCTTGTTGATATCGAAGTCGACGCTTCATTTGAGCTTCTAGAAGAATTTAAGCTTAAGGCCGGAGAGTCTTATGTTCTATCAGATAAGGACGTGGAAGACTTGTATCAGCGCTCTTACGAAGAGGGAAGAATACTTGGCCAGTATGCTGGTGGAGCCGTTGGTAATACATTACATAATTACTCGGTATTGTCGGACGACCAATCTTTTGCTCTTGGAACAATTTGTGAAACGATTAAAGTAGGTGACTACGCCTTTAAATATATTTGTAGCACTTCTTCAAAAGTAGACTTTAGCTATCTTCAGCCATGTGCTGGTAAGATGGCGAGGGCAATGTGTCTTATTACTCCAGATAAGGAGCGAACTTTTGCAATTGGTAAGGGGATTATGAATCAACTTACTGAAGAGTTTATTCCTGATGATCTTATTAAAAATTCTAGTGCATTACTTGTGACGGCCTTCTTATTAAGAGATCGCAATGCGCCTCTATTCAAGGCCACTCTTAAGGCCGTAAATATTGCTAAGGAAAATAATGTACCTGTCGTTTTTGCTCTTGGAACAAGCTCTCTTATTGAAAGTGATACACACTTTTTCAAAGAATTCATTAGAGAGAATGTAAATGTTCTAGCGATGAACCGTGATGAGGCCCAGGCCCTTCTTGATATTGATGATCCACTTCTAATAGGAGAATCTATTTTAGATTATACTGATCTTGCTCTAATCACAGATGGGGAAAGAGGGCTTTATATTGCCTCTTGGGCCTGTCAGACAAGGGCCCGTGAAACAAAAGATAAGCTACATTCTAAGTCGATTGAAAATTATAACCAATTCGAATATTCACGTTCTCAGTTAAAAGTTGATTGCCAAGAGCCTATGAAAATTTACTCTCATATTAATCCTTTTATGGGAGGGCCTGAGAATATTGAAAATACTAATGGTGCAGGGGATGCTGCTTTATCGGCCATTCTTCACGATATTGCGGCCAATGTTTATCACCAAAAGCTGCTTCCTCATTCAATTAAGCATGACGGGAAATACCTAACTTATTCTTCGATTCACCAACTTTGTAAGTATGCTAACCGAACAAGTTATGAAGTTTTGAAACAGAAGTCTCCTAGACTTTCTCATAACCTACCTGTTAAGGAACAAAGTCTAGAAGAGAGCTACTGGGATATGTAA
- the pyrF gene encoding orotidine-5'-phosphate decarboxylase — protein MNKTFVALDGMNRQEVLDLLSQYPQIKNVKIGLELFLRYGRELVKEIKEKFKVQIFLDLKLHDIPTTVAKACNALEGLDIRFLTVHATGGAAMLSLAQESISKVIPGCEILAVTILTSHDQDDIQNIWGRSHKDALINLLQEVKASSVRGIVCSGLDLDIVNFFENESNLNFSKVCPGIRLDGDHDDQVRVMTPEAAIKAGANYLVVGRPITKNPEVLQENLFP, from the coding sequence ATGAATAAAACCTTTGTTGCCCTTGATGGAATGAATAGACAAGAGGTCTTAGATCTCTTGTCTCAGTATCCACAAATAAAAAATGTCAAAATTGGCCTTGAGTTATTTCTCCGCTACGGACGAGAGCTAGTTAAGGAAATAAAGGAAAAATTTAAAGTACAAATATTTCTTGATCTAAAGCTACATGACATTCCAACAACTGTTGCTAAAGCATGCAATGCTCTTGAGGGATTAGATATTCGCTTTCTCACTGTTCATGCAACGGGAGGCGCCGCGATGCTAAGTCTTGCTCAAGAAAGTATTTCAAAAGTAATTCCAGGTTGTGAGATTTTGGCGGTAACAATCCTAACCTCTCACGATCAAGATGATATTCAAAATATCTGGGGAAGAAGTCATAAAGATGCGCTTATAAACTTACTCCAGGAAGTTAAGGCCTCAAGTGTTAGAGGGATTGTATGCTCAGGTCTTGATCTTGATATTGTTAATTTCTTTGAAAATGAAAGTAATCTCAACTTTTCTAAAGTATGTCCGGGAATTAGACTTGATGGAGACCATGACGATCAGGTTAGAGTCATGACACCAGAAGCGGCCATAAAGGCGGGTGCTAACTATCTTGTGGTTGGCAGACCGATTACAAAGAATCCAGAGGTTTTACAAGAAAACCTCTTTCCTTGA
- the carB gene encoding carbamoyl-phosphate synthase large subunit translates to MTKAKFDRHALLSQSQELLFQKSLKTTPIFLHFPDQTIFKAYINLDKNDTRLKDGIFGEAAFTTGMSGYQETATDPSFLGQHIIYTTAHVGNYEFNEEVSQGLNSTKPYATSLIARNFSYNKFLENCDLPLISDVDTRALTKYLSCKSKDHRCLITTTEQAPNFSDYNLECNELSKVSSKVKKVIRDGDNPIVVIDYGIKKAIVNYIKDLGYPLVVVPHNTPAHEVEEYRPRMVFLSNGPGDPKLYKEEINTVRDLLKTDIPIRGICLGHQLIGLACEMETIKLPFGQRGANHPVYSHYNQELLITSQNHGYAIEKESFESKRLENQFGLKLFCEYTSLFDRSLEGLRSYDSRVRSVQFHPESNPGPKDASIFFSEIKEYLQNGAQEITPEEIKDIPEYHEGELNSPYKKILLIGSGPIKIGQASEFDYSGTQALKSLRELGFEVVLLNSNPATIMTDKDMSHRTYIEPITKETIKKIILKEKVDAVLSTMGGQTALNMCIDLEKENFLKDHAVALLGANIDTIEKTEDRELFAKELDKLGYKSGKRFSAKSFDHALELADDQVKFPLIIRRDFALGGKGAALVHNLEELAQTLSSSDIKFPITMEKSLLGWKELELEVMVDKNRCGVVICSIENIDPCGIHTGDSITVAPAQTISDHCYQQLRTMSLNIAKHMNVVAGGANVQFAVNPKDENDIVVIEMNPRVSRSSALASKATGYPIAKISAGLAVGLTLFEILNDITRISPVAFEPTLDYVAIKIPIFPFNKFPSSSQILGPQMRSVGEVLALGGSFNEAFMKALRATEQGLEIPSLEQLKTTPYPITQDYLLERLKNQRELSLLTVLEALRFGISPQKIHEVSAITPWFIDQMVCFLDKELQLKEDSQIINNQDELYELKKFGFSDKYLALLSGKSQEQILDKRIEAGIRPVFKAVDTCSGEFNALTPYFYSTYTQFNDVQRISEESCAIFGSGPNRIGQGIEFDYSCVKSAKELKEQGIKSILLNSNPETVSTDYDSSDRLYLSPLFSEDLYEILTFENPTHVITSFSGQTGINIRAHLEAPFRTKHQEFNFLGPSLELLDTVEDRKRFDLLTKEIDLAHTTSREVRGYKNLISTITEIGYPVIIRPSYVIGGESMFIFEGPQDIENLPEEILKSLHENTITFQVENYISNALEYDVDLIRDKNGNTVFTICEHIEYAGVHSGDSGMISPPVKARDEIVDKMRKLATDMANTMEITGPINFQFALKNDEIYCIEANPRGSRTIPFLSKAYDVNLAAIATRALLGKEIKNHHNFKSDYKIIKQSTFPFDRFVQDSIILGPKMRSTGETLGIDKNGDIAMIKSYLGNYPDLLTKKSVLLSLARKDDEQLIQNIKELNSLGFKFFATKGTYSFLSDECGIKATLVDKLSDDGSNIGMLEAIKNEDLAMVLNTPLNQGRSKSDGEFIRNTAIQYAIPCFTRIENINAVCKAIISANKAQATPVSLQEMTNE, encoded by the coding sequence ATGACGAAAGCAAAGTTTGATAGGCACGCACTCCTATCTCAATCCCAAGAATTACTCTTTCAAAAATCTCTTAAAACGACTCCTATTTTCCTTCATTTTCCTGACCAAACAATTTTTAAAGCCTATATTAATCTCGACAAAAATGACACTCGTCTAAAAGATGGCATCTTTGGAGAGGCCGCATTTACAACAGGAATGAGTGGGTATCAAGAAACAGCAACTGATCCATCTTTTCTAGGTCAACATATTATTTATACAACTGCTCACGTAGGAAATTATGAATTCAATGAAGAAGTCTCTCAAGGCCTAAACTCCACAAAACCTTATGCCACAAGCCTAATTGCAAGAAACTTCTCTTATAATAAATTTTTAGAAAATTGTGACTTACCACTTATAAGTGATGTCGATACAAGGGCGCTAACAAAATATCTTTCATGTAAATCAAAAGATCATCGCTGCCTAATAACGACAACAGAGCAAGCGCCAAATTTTTCAGATTACAACCTAGAGTGCAATGAGCTTTCAAAAGTTTCATCTAAAGTGAAGAAAGTTATTAGAGATGGAGATAATCCAATTGTCGTTATCGACTACGGAATTAAAAAGGCCATCGTAAATTATATAAAAGATTTAGGTTACCCTCTTGTGGTTGTACCACATAATACGCCAGCACATGAAGTTGAGGAATATAGACCAAGGATGGTCTTCTTATCTAATGGCCCAGGAGACCCTAAGCTTTATAAAGAAGAAATCAATACTGTAAGAGATTTACTTAAAACAGATATTCCAATTCGTGGAATTTGCCTAGGCCACCAACTAATAGGTCTGGCATGTGAGATGGAAACAATCAAGCTTCCTTTCGGACAAAGAGGCGCTAATCACCCTGTCTATTCTCATTATAACCAAGAACTTCTTATCACAAGTCAAAATCATGGTTATGCAATTGAAAAAGAATCTTTTGAGAGCAAGAGATTGGAAAATCAATTTGGGCTTAAGTTATTTTGTGAGTACACTTCACTATTTGATCGCTCTCTTGAAGGACTCAGAAGTTATGACTCAAGAGTTAGAAGTGTACAATTTCACCCAGAATCAAACCCTGGCCCAAAAGATGCATCCATATTCTTTAGTGAGATCAAGGAGTATCTCCAAAATGGAGCACAGGAAATTACTCCTGAAGAAATCAAGGATATTCCTGAGTATCACGAAGGAGAACTCAACTCACCATATAAGAAGATCCTATTAATTGGTTCAGGCCCTATTAAAATTGGACAAGCTTCAGAGTTTGACTACAGTGGGACACAGGCCCTTAAGTCATTAAGAGAGCTAGGATTTGAAGTAGTACTTCTTAATTCAAACCCTGCAACAATCATGACAGATAAGGATATGAGTCATCGTACTTATATCGAGCCAATTACCAAAGAGACGATTAAAAAAATCATACTAAAAGAAAAGGTTGACGCTGTTCTTTCCACAATGGGAGGCCAAACAGCACTAAATATGTGTATTGATCTAGAGAAGGAAAACTTCCTAAAAGATCACGCAGTTGCGCTCTTAGGGGCCAATATTGATACTATTGAAAAAACTGAAGATCGTGAGCTCTTTGCAAAAGAGCTGGATAAGCTTGGCTACAAATCTGGAAAGAGATTTAGTGCAAAAAGTTTTGATCACGCACTAGAGTTAGCTGATGACCAAGTGAAGTTTCCACTGATTATAAGAAGAGACTTTGCCCTTGGAGGTAAAGGAGCGGCTCTTGTTCACAATTTAGAAGAACTGGCACAAACTCTTTCTTCAAGTGATATTAAATTCCCAATCACTATGGAGAAGTCATTACTGGGCTGGAAAGAGCTTGAGCTTGAAGTTATGGTTGATAAGAACCGCTGTGGTGTTGTCATTTGCTCAATTGAGAATATCGACCCTTGTGGAATTCACACAGGAGACTCAATTACTGTTGCACCCGCACAAACGATTTCAGATCACTGCTATCAGCAATTAAGAACAATGTCGCTAAACATTGCCAAGCATATGAATGTTGTTGCAGGTGGCGCCAACGTACAATTTGCAGTTAATCCAAAAGATGAAAATGATATCGTTGTTATCGAAATGAATCCTCGCGTTTCACGCTCATCGGCACTTGCCTCAAAGGCAACAGGATATCCAATTGCAAAAATTTCGGCCGGACTTGCTGTAGGTTTAACACTATTTGAAATTCTAAACGATATTACACGTATCTCACCTGTTGCATTCGAGCCTACGCTAGACTATGTGGCGATTAAGATTCCAATCTTCCCATTTAATAAGTTCCCTTCAAGCTCTCAAATCCTCGGTCCCCAAATGAGATCAGTTGGAGAAGTTTTAGCTCTTGGAGGAAGTTTCAATGAAGCTTTTATGAAAGCTTTAAGAGCAACAGAGCAAGGACTTGAGATTCCAAGTCTTGAGCAGCTTAAGACGACACCATATCCGATAACACAAGATTACTTACTAGAGCGATTAAAGAATCAAAGAGAATTATCACTACTTACTGTTTTAGAAGCACTAAGATTTGGGATATCGCCACAAAAGATTCATGAAGTAAGTGCGATTACTCCTTGGTTTATCGATCAAATGGTTTGCTTCTTAGATAAGGAATTGCAGTTAAAAGAAGATTCACAAATAATCAACAACCAAGACGAACTCTATGAATTAAAGAAATTCGGTTTCTCAGATAAGTACCTGGCCCTTCTTTCTGGAAAAAGCCAGGAGCAAATTCTCGACAAAAGAATTGAAGCTGGAATAAGGCCAGTCTTTAAGGCCGTTGATACATGTTCGGGGGAATTTAATGCCCTAACACCATACTTCTACTCGACTTATACACAATTTAATGATGTTCAAAGAATTAGCGAAGAGAGTTGTGCAATCTTTGGCTCAGGGCCAAACCGAATCGGACAAGGTATTGAGTTTGATTACTCATGTGTAAAAAGTGCTAAAGAGCTTAAAGAGCAAGGTATTAAATCAATTCTTCTTAACTCTAATCCTGAAACAGTTTCAACTGATTATGATAGCTCAGACAGACTCTACCTGAGCCCACTATTTTCAGAAGATCTTTATGAGATTCTAACTTTTGAAAACCCTACTCATGTTATTACATCATTTAGTGGGCAGACAGGAATAAACATACGTGCTCATCTTGAGGCACCTTTTAGAACAAAACACCAAGAATTTAATTTTCTAGGCCCAAGTCTTGAACTTCTCGATACAGTTGAGGACCGTAAGCGCTTTGATCTTCTAACCAAAGAGATCGATCTTGCACATACAACATCAAGAGAAGTTAGAGGTTATAAAAACCTTATCAGTACAATTACAGAAATCGGTTATCCAGTTATTATAAGGCCTAGTTATGTAATTGGTGGTGAAAGTATGTTTATCTTTGAAGGGCCACAGGACATTGAAAACCTTCCAGAAGAAATTCTAAAATCCCTTCACGAAAACACTATCACTTTCCAAGTTGAAAATTATATTTCGAATGCTCTTGAGTATGATGTCGATCTTATTCGAGACAAAAATGGAAATACTGTTTTTACTATTTGTGAGCATATTGAATATGCAGGTGTTCACTCAGGGGATTCAGGAATGATCTCTCCTCCTGTAAAGGCCAGAGATGAAATAGTGGATAAAATGAGAAAACTTGCCACTGATATGGCCAATACAATGGAGATAACGGGACCAATTAATTTCCAATTTGCCCTTAAAAATGACGAGATCTACTGTATCGAGGCCAACCCAAGAGGTTCAAGAACAATCCCATTTCTATCAAAGGCCTATGATGTAAACCTTGCGGCCATCGCAACAAGAGCACTTCTAGGCAAAGAGATTAAAAACCATCACAATTTCAAAAGTGATTATAAGATTATTAAACAATCGACTTTTCCATTTGACCGTTTCGTACAAGACTCAATTATTCTTGGTCCAAAAATGAGATCAACTGGTGAAACTTTAGGGATTGATAAGAATGGGGATATCGCCATGATTAAGTCTTATCTTGGAAATTACCCAGATCTTCTAACTAAGAAGTCTGTTCTCCTATCTCTTGCGAGAAAAGATGATGAGCAATTGATTCAAAATATAAAAGAGCTAAATTCTCTAGGTTTTAAATTCTTTGCCACAAAGGGAACTTACTCATTCTTAAGTGATGAATGTGGAATCAAGGCAACACTAGTAGATAAACTTTCAGATGATGGGAGTAATATTGGAATGCTAGAGGCCATTAAGAATGAAGATCTTGCGATGGTTTTAAATACGCCTCTAAATCAAGGACGCTCAAAATCAGATGGTGAATTCATTAGAAACACGGCCATTCAATATGCAATCCCTTGTTTTACGAGAATTGAAAATATCAATGCTGTCTGTAAGGCCATTATTTCGGCCAACAAAGCTCAGGCAACACCGGTTAGCCTTCAGGAGATGACGAATGAATAA
- a CDS encoding aspartate carbamoyltransferase catalytic subunit → MIGFPSILEGIEDLNREQVEQLLHRAQELKLGSPARLPLKRKISVATSFLENSTRTKLSFEMAIKKLEGIHINFDAEKSSLKKGESLEQTLLTLFYQGIDICIVRTTETKLLEQFKDYPPIKIINGGDGTNQHPTQALLDLFTLKEYFKGELAGKKVCIVGDCTHSRVTHSLMDLLPLFGIEITLCGPKEFMPAQLPDNKLIKISDDLDETLKNCDAIYLLRIQNERHEKSFDMSTYNLQWGINVERLLSIGKTAPIFHPGPANIGIEVDSEIVNSDLWMAHKQVENSIYIRMAIIEAMITNGDTKIGARYNHISALKGLTENDESKV, encoded by the coding sequence ATGATTGGATTTCCATCTATTCTGGAAGGAATAGAAGATTTAAACCGCGAGCAAGTTGAGCAACTCCTCCACCGCGCCCAGGAACTTAAATTAGGTTCCCCGGCAAGACTTCCCCTTAAAAGAAAAATTTCAGTCGCAACATCTTTTCTTGAGAATTCAACACGAACAAAATTATCATTTGAAATGGCCATCAAGAAACTTGAAGGTATTCATATTAATTTCGATGCTGAGAAATCTTCTCTCAAAAAAGGCGAATCTCTCGAACAAACTCTATTAACTCTCTTCTATCAAGGTATTGATATTTGTATTGTTCGTACAACAGAGACAAAGTTACTGGAGCAATTTAAGGATTACCCGCCAATTAAGATAATTAATGGTGGAGATGGAACAAATCAGCACCCAACCCAGGCCCTTCTCGACTTATTCACGCTAAAAGAATATTTCAAAGGCGAGCTTGCTGGTAAGAAAGTTTGTATTGTTGGAGACTGCACTCATTCAAGAGTAACTCATTCACTTATGGATTTACTTCCACTATTTGGCATCGAGATCACACTGTGTGGACCAAAAGAGTTTATGCCTGCCCAACTGCCAGATAATAAACTAATTAAAATAAGTGATGATCTTGATGAAACGCTTAAGAATTGTGATGCGATTTATCTTCTTAGAATTCAAAATGAGCGACATGAAAAGAGCTTTGATATGTCGACATATAACCTTCAATGGGGAATCAATGTGGAGCGTCTTTTAAGTATTGGAAAGACCGCACCAATTTTTCACCCAGGCCCTGCAAATATTGGAATTGAAGTTGACAGTGAAATCGTTAACTCAGACCTCTGGATGGCCCATAAGCAAGTTGAAAACTCTATCTATATTCGAATGGCAATTATTGAGGCCATGATAACTAATGGCGACACTAAAATTGGTGCTCGTTATAATCATATCTCAGCACTAAAAGGACTAACGGAAAATGACGAAAGCAAAGTTTGA